From Planctomycetota bacterium:
GTCACGCCGAGCGCCGCCAAGACGTTTCCGGCACTTGCCAAGCGTCTCGGGTTCGTGACCCCCGACGACGTCCTCCCGATCGCCGAAGCGATCGTCAAGGTCCAGCGCGACCATGGCAACCGCTCCGACCGGAAGGTGGCGCGGCTCAAGTACACGATCCACACGATGGGGCTCGACGCCTTCCGCGCGAAGGTCGAGGAGTATTTCGGCAAGCCACTCGCGCCGTGCCACCCGGCCGACATCCACGGTTTCGACGACCACATCGGCTGGTTCCCGCAGGGGAACGGGAAGTTCTTCTACGGCCTCAACGTCGAGAACGGCCGGGTCCACGACACCGGCTCGTTCCGCCTCAAGACGGCGCTGCGGCAGATCCTCCGCGACATCGCCCCCGGCGTGCGGATCACCGCCCACCAGAGCCTGCTGTTCACCGATCTGGCCGCCGGCGACCGCGACCGGATCGCCTCGATCCTCCATGCCCACGGCGTGAAGACGTCGGAGGAGATCTCGACCCTGCGCCGCTGGAGCATGGCCTGCGTGGCGCTGCCCACCTGCGGGCTGGCCGTCGCCGAGAGCGAGCGCGTGCTGCCGGGGCTGATCGACGCCCTCGAGCCGGAGGTGGCGAAGCTCGGCCTCGCGGCCGACGCCTTCACGCTCCGGATGACCGGCTGCCCGAACGCCTGCGCCCGTCCCTACAACTCCGACATCGGGATCGTCGGGCGGACGGCGGGCAAATACACGATGTTCCTCGGCGGCCGGCTCCTCGGCGACCGGCTCAACGAGCACTACAAGGACGTCGTCCCGTTCGAGGACCTGTGCCGTGAGATCACGGCGGTGCTCGCCTGCTACAAGGCCGAGCGCACGGCAGGCGAGACGCTCGGCGACTTCTGCCACCGCAAGGGGGTCGACGGCGTGCGTGCCTGGGCCGACGAGTGGCTTGCCGGCACCCGCGGCCACGGCTGACGGCGCGGCGCACGCCACTTGCTGTCGTGGGCCTCGCAATCGCACTTCGGGGGTGTCGGTTCGCCTTTCGGCGCGGCGCGGGGCCAGGGTACGATTCATCCGGTCGCCATCCGGCCTTCATCGGGCCGGCTCCTGCGGAGCGTCGCTGTCGTGGCTGTCGAACTGCACCCGTTCTCCTGGCAGAGGATGATCGAAGCCGTGCAAGCCGTTCGCGATCGGGCGCTGCGGGCCACCGCCGCCCTGGAGAACGCCGGGATCCCCTACGCCGTCGCCGGCGGCAACGCCGTGGCCGCCTGGGTGGCGCGCGTCGACCGGGCCGCCGTCCGTAATACGCAGGATGTCGATATCCTCGTCCGCCGCAGCGACCTGCCTGCCATCCGGACCGCCCTCGAGGGGGCGGGCTTCGTCCACGCTTCGGTGATGGGGGTGGAGTGCTTCCTCGACGGCCCGCAGGGGAGCCCGCGCGACGCGATCCATCTCTTGTTTGCCAACGAGAAAGTCCGCGACAGCTATCCACTCCCCACTGCCGACGTCGCCGAGCGGGTGGTGGCCGACGACTACGCGATCGTGTCGCTCGAGGCGCTGGTGCGGATCAAGCTCAACTCGTACCGCCGTAAAGACCAGCTCCACCTCCTCGACCTGCTGATGCTCGGCCTCGTCGACGCCTCGTGGCTCCCCAGGCTCGTCCCCGAGCACGCCGCCCGGCTCCAGCAGCTCATCGACGATCCCGAAGGGTGAGTCGGTTCGCCGCCGTAGCCGGCCAGGCCACGGGCACGCGCGGCGTCGCGGGCGTGGGGAAACCGAACCGAGGGTGTCGCCATGGACCACACGCGATTCTCCGCCGCCGACTGGCTGTCGCTGTTGTTCTCCTCACGCCGCGTCGAGCGCCTCCCCTACGTCGTGATCGGCGCCGGGCTGGCGCTGTTCAAGTATGCCGTCGAGGTGGCGGTGTTCCGCGCCTTCGCCGGGAACTGGCTTTCGCCACTGGAGTTCGTCAACCCGTCGTTTGCCGCGCGCGCCACCGTGCTCCAGGGAGCGCCCGACTGGCTCGGCTGGACGCTGTTCGTGTGGAGCTTGCCGTTCGTGTGGATCGCCCTGTCGATGAGCGTTCGCCGGGCGGCGTCGGCCGGCCAGTCGCCCTGGCTCGGTGCGATGGTGCTCCTGCCGCTGGGGAATCTCCTGGTGATCGCGCTGCTCGCCCTGCTCCCCGACAAGCCGGATGCGGAGGTCGCCGTGCCGCCGCTGGCTGCGACGGCACGGGGAGCGCTCGACGCCGCCGCGTGGCGCGCCGTCGGGGCGGCGCTGGCGGCGGGGGGCCTGTCGTTCGTCGTCGGCCTCTACGGATTCGCCAACTACGGCGCCGTCCTGTTTTTCGCCACGCCGCTGGTGATGGGGATGGTGGCCGGGTTCCTCTACAACCGGCCCGTCGCCCACTCCACCTCGGCGACGCTCGGCCTGGGCGCGCTGGTGATGGTCGCGGCCGGAGGCGTGCTCGTGGCCCTGGCCTTCGAGGGACTGATCTGCCTGGTGATGGCGGTGCCGATCGTGATGCCGCTGTCGATCGCCGGGGCGCTGCTCGGCAAGTGGATCGCCGAGGCGACGCGCGCCGG
This genomic window contains:
- a CDS encoding NADPH-dependent assimilatory sulfite reductase hemoprotein subunit, which codes for MADEQDAGSPKPSAVEVAKTASDYLRGDIGRELVDGAAGFGKASVQLLKNHGTYQQDDREARKAREGAKSERQISFMIRTVVPGGKLSAAQLLAAIDMGDELGNGTIRLTTRQSIQHHGVVKGELKDFMRRVHANHLTTLAACGDVERNIMCCPAPLHGDPVREQMQAKLDELARHLAPRTRAYYEIWLTDPDSGEQTRVAGGPEVIEPIYGPTYLPRKFKTAFALPEDNCTDVYANDLGFIVVHEQGRILGYNVLAGGGMGVTPSAAKTFPALAKRLGFVTPDDVLPIAEAIVKVQRDHGNRSDRKVARLKYTIHTMGLDAFRAKVEEYFGKPLAPCHPADIHGFDDHIGWFPQGNGKFFYGLNVENGRVHDTGSFRLKTALRQILRDIAPGVRITAHQSLLFTDLAAGDRDRIASILHAHGVKTSEEISTLRRWSMACVALPTCGLAVAESERVLPGLIDALEPEVAKLGLAADAFTLRMTGCPNACARPYNSDIGIVGRTAGKYTMFLGGRLLGDRLNEHYKDVVPFEDLCREITAVLACYKAERTAGETLGDFCHRKGVDGVRAWADEWLAGTRGHG